The sequence GGCCACATAGCGGCACTTGTCCGCGCCGCCCGCGATGCCGACGACGCGGCAACCCTTGAGCTTCGCGATCTGCCCGACGACCGCGCCCACCGCGCCGCTCGCCGCCGCGACGGCCACCGTCTCGCCCGCCTTCGGCTCGCCGATGTGCAGCAATCCGAAGTACGCGGTGAAGCCCGGCATGCCGAGCACGCCGAGCGCGTACGACGGATGCGCGACGTCCGCGAGCGGCATCAGGTCGGTGCCGTCGGACACGGCGTAGTCCTGCCAGCCGGCGTTCGACAGCACGAGATCGCCGTCGCGGAACGCGGGCACGCTCGACGAGACGACGCGGCTCACCGTTCCGCCCACCATCACGCCGCCGAGCTCGACGGGCGCAGCATACGAGGGCGCGTCGCTCATGCGGCCGCGCATGTACGGATCGAGCGACAGCCAGATCGTGCGCAGCAGCACCTCGCCCGGCGCGGGCACGGGCACCGCCGCCGTTTCGGTGCGGAAATTCTCCGGCGTGGGCGCGCCCTTCGGGCGCGAGTGCAGCACGATCCTGCGGTTGGTCGTCTTGGTTTGCGGCATGGCTTTCTCCGTCGGAATGGAAGGCGTCGTCAGGGTGCGGCGAACGGGGCGAAGCGCGGCGCGCTCACAGGCTGGCCTCGAGCACGCGGCGGCTCACGTCGAGCGTGACGTCCTTGCGCTCGCCGAGTCGCGTCATCCCGTGCGCCTCGAGTTGCGCGATCAGGCCGTCGATCGCATCGGCGCCCACGCCGTAATCGGCGAGGCGGGTCTTCACGCCGAGGCTTTCGAAGAACGCGCGCGTGCGCGCGATCGCCGCGTCGATGCGCGCGTCCTCGGGGCCGTCGACGATGTTCCAGACACGCGCCGCGTATTGCAGCAGCTTCGCGCGCTTCGCGTCGCGGCGCGCGTCGAGCATCGACGGCAGCACGACGGCGAGCGTGCGCGCATGGTCGATGTCGTAGCGCGCGGTGAGCTCGTGCCCGACCATGTGCGTCGCCCAGTCCTGCGGCACGCCCGCGCCGATCAGGCCGTTCAGCGCGAGCGTCGCGACCCACATCAGGTTCGCGCGCGTCGCATAGTCGCGCGGCTCGGCCAAGGCCTTCGGGCCGATCTCGATCAGCGTCTGCAGCAGGCCCTCGGCGAAGCGGTCCTGCGCGAGGCCGTCGGCCGGATACGTCAGGTACTGCTCGACGATGTGCGTGAACGCGTCGACGACGCCGTTCGCCACCTGCCGCGGCGGCAGCGTGTAGGTCTTCGTCGGGTCCAGAATCGAGAACGTCGGAAACACGAGCGGATGGCGGAACGCGAGCTTCGCGCGCGTCGCGCGGCGCGTGAGGACCGCGCCGTTGTTCATCTCCGAGCCCGTCGCGGGCAGCGTCAGCACGCAGCCGAACGGCAGCGCCGCCGCGACGTTCGCGCCGTGCGTCTCGAGGATGGTCCACGGATCGCCCTCGAACGGCACCGCGGCCGCGACGAACTTCGTGCCGTCGATCACCGAGCCGCCGCCGACCGCGAGCAGGAAATCCACACGCTCGCGCCGCGCGAGCTCGACCGCCCGCATCAGCGTCTCGTAGGCCGGGTTCGGCTCGATCCCGCCGAACTCGCGCACGTCGCGCGCGCCGAGCGCGGCGCGGACCTCGTCGAGCGTGCCGTTGCTGCGCGCGCTCTCGCCGCCGTACAGCACGAGCACGCGGGCCGCCGCCGGCAGCAGATCGTTCAGCCGCGCGGCCGTCTTTTCGCCGAAGACGATCCGGGTCGGGTTGTAGAAATCGAAATTCAGCATGTTCGCCCCATCAAAAGTAGACCAGTCGTCTAGAATCGAGCCCAAAATGAGGCACGCCCATGCGCGCCTTGCCTTGCGGCTCTTGCTTCTTGCGGCTTCGTATGCCGCGCTCCCCTTCCCGCCATCCTCTCGCCGGCGCGGCCGAGCAACCGCGCCGCGACGGCGCATTCGCCATTGCAACGTCGTCGCCCTCGCCGTTTCGAGCGCCGTCGCGGCTGCGCTGCACGTTCCCGAGCCGCGTTCGCTGCGTCGGGGCAGCGCGCGTAGCGCGTCGCCGCAACAGCAGCTTGCACGACGGCTCCGCGATGTCCGCGCGAGCGGACCGTCCGCGAGCCCGATTTCGATGCCGCCGCGCGTCGCGCCCGAACACGCATCGCATCGCATCGCATCGACAGATCCGACGCCTGCGCGGCAAGTTTCACCGCCGGACACCACCCGGCGGATCGGCCACGCATTGCGCGTTCGGCCCGTTGCGCCCGCCGTGCATCAGGCGCTCGGGGCCTGCCGGAGCGGCGAGCCGCACATCGCAATGCGTGAGACAGTCGCCGAAATAGCCGTCGAAATAGGCTTCGAACGACACGTCGCCGGACGCTTCCCTTGACGCCGAGTCAGGCAGAACGCCCTTTTCGGGATGCCCGCCGCCTCAAGAACCGCGTTCCCGCCACCCGGCAAGCCCCTTGCGAAGTACGATCGGCATCGCAACCACAGGCTACGCCGGCACACTGCCGCGCCCGGAGAAGCGAGCATGGCGCGCATCATAGCACGATTAGACCGGTCGTCTAGTGCCGTGAGGTAGGCCTGAGGTAGGCCTGAGGTGAGCCACAAGGAACGTCACGACAATCGCCAAGACGAACGCCATCGCCATCGCCACCGCCCCGCGCCGGCCCTCATCGAGCGGATGATGGAAGCGTCTGCGCGATCGCATACGCGTCCGGCGGCACGCGAACTCGACGCCCCGCGCGCAGCACCAAACCCGCATGCCGGTTCTCGCAACATTGCCCCGACCCGGCGCTGCGCCGACACGCCGTTCGCATGATCCCGCGCATCGCACCGGCGACGGCCAGCGGCGCTCGATGCGATCCGCCCGCCGGATCGGCGCGGCCGGCGCATTCGATCTCCGCTCGCCACCACGCGGAACCGATCGGCCGCCGCACCGGCCGCGCTCGACGCCGCGCCGCGCCCCCCTCTCGCTCGCGCCGGACGCCCCTCGCGCATCCGGGCGAGCGCGACAGTTCCCGCGCATCATTTCGAAGCCGCATCGAGCGACCGGCACGCGCCGACATCATCCGACATGCGCCGCGGCGCTCGCCTCGCCGATAGCGCGTCCATCTCATTGCGCACCGAATGCTTAGACATTCTGAACAATTCTGAACGACACGCGCACCCAGGCGGTTTCACCCTCGCGCCGAACGTGTGAATACGTGAAAACGTCAACGCCATCGCGATGCATTGCGTTTATCATGCGCAGGGTCTCGCGTTTCGCGCCACCGTCGTCTGGAGTCCCAATCAAATGACGAATGCGCTTCGGTCTTCCCGGCGATCGTCGCGCCCGCCCGGCCGGCCGCGCGACGAACGATGGGAAACGGCGAGCGCCCGCCTGCGCGCCGGCCCGATTCATCCGGCTCGCCGCCGCCCGCGGCGGATGCGCCGGCCGCGTCCAACCATCCTTTTTCGAGCCACGATACCAAGCACATGACATCCCGCCGCCTCGCCTCAAGAACCGCCGTCGCCGCCTCGCTCTCCGCCCTGATGCTCGCCGCATGCGGGGGCGACGATTCCGCCAATGCACCGACCGCGGGCGGCGCCGCGCCGTTGACGCCCGCGGTGGCGAGCCCCGCCGGGCCGACGGGCAGCACGCCGGGCAGCACGCCGGGCGCCACGACCGCGCCCGCGCCGAGCAGCACGTCCGCCGGCCAGCTCTCGGTCGACAAGATGGCATTCGCGCAGACGCACGTGGTGCCGAGCGGCGGCCTGAGCTGGACGCTGCCGAACGCGAGCGCGAGCCTTCGCCCGATCAGCAGGCGCGACGCACTCGTGCTGGTCGCGATCGGCCAGGCCGACGCGGTGCAGCCCGTTCTCGAAGCGTGGAAGGACGGCGCGAAGCTCGGCGCGCTCGCACTGAGCCCGCCGTCCGCGCTGCCGCCGACCGAATCCGGCGGCCGCGCGTATGCGAACGATCGATGGAGCGCCGTCGTGCCCGCCGCGTGGATGGTGCCGGGCGTGTCGTTCAGCGTGTCGGCGTCCAATTACACGTCGAGCGTCGCGCAAGCGCCCGTGTTCGGCACCGACGCCGACGTGCAACTGACGATCCTGCCGTTCTACCTGTTCGGCGCCGATGACACCAATTCGCCGCCACTGTCGACCACGCAAGCGCCCGACGCCGCCACGCAGCAGGAAATTTTCGCGAAATGGCCGACAGCGGAGCTGAAGGTCCGCACGCATCCGGCCGGGCGCTTCAGCCTCGCGACGGTCGTGGTCGGCCCCCGCGCCGATCGCACGGGCGCCGCGCAGCCCGCCTATCCGGTGACCGCGCTCGACCAGCAGAAAGACGGCTACGGCGTGATGAGCGCGATGCTCACGCTGATCACGAACATGCGCACGGCGAACGGCGACGGCCCGCTCAACGATCAGTACTACGCCCCCCTCATCGCGCTGAACTCGAACGGACAGTTCGCGAACCTCGGCGGCGGTCTGGGCGGCGTCGGCTCGGGCGCGGCGGTCGGCGATCACCGTTACACCGGCATCTTCATTCACGAGCAGGGGCACGCGTTCGGCCTCAATCACGCGGGCGACGAGTACGCGAAA is a genomic window of Burkholderia mallei ATCC 23344 containing:
- a CDS encoding NADP-dependent oxidoreductase, which produces MPQTKTTNRRIVLHSRPKGAPTPENFRTETAAVPVPAPGEVLLRTIWLSLDPYMRGRMSDAPSYAAPVELGGVMVGGTVSRVVSSSVPAFRDGDLVLSNAGWQDYAVSDGTDLMPLADVAHPSYALGVLGMPGFTAYFGLLHIGEPKAGETVAVAAASGAVGAVVGQIAKLKGCRVVGIAGGADKCRYVAGTLGFDACVDHHDPDFAKQLAAACPDGIDVYFENVGGAVFDAVLPLLNDHARVPVCGLIAHYNDSELPGGPNRLPLLTSSVLRKRIRMQGFIILDHYADVYPAFLKDMSEWVAQGKVKPREDVVDGLDAAPRALIGLLGGKNFGKVVVRVGPDTL
- a CDS encoding iron-containing alcohol dehydrogenase; this encodes MLNFDFYNPTRIVFGEKTAARLNDLLPAAARVLVLYGGESARSNGTLDEVRAALGARDVREFGGIEPNPAYETLMRAVELARRERVDFLLAVGGGSVIDGTKFVAAAVPFEGDPWTILETHGANVAAALPFGCVLTLPATGSEMNNGAVLTRRATRAKLAFRHPLVFPTFSILDPTKTYTLPPRQVANGVVDAFTHIVEQYLTYPADGLAQDRFAEGLLQTLIEIGPKALAEPRDYATRANLMWVATLALNGLIGAGVPQDWATHMVGHELTARYDIDHARTLAVVLPSMLDARRDAKRAKLLQYAARVWNIVDGPEDARIDAAIARTRAFFESLGVKTRLADYGVGADAIDGLIAQLEAHGMTRLGERKDVTLDVSRRVLEASL
- a CDS encoding M66 family metalloprotease, whose protein sequence is MGNGERPPARRPDSSGSPPPAADAPAASNHPFSSHDTKHMTSRRLASRTAVAASLSALMLAACGGDDSANAPTAGGAAPLTPAVASPAGPTGSTPGSTPGATTAPAPSSTSAGQLSVDKMAFAQTHVVPSGGLSWTLPNASASLRPISRRDALVLVAIGQADAVQPVLEAWKDGAKLGALALSPPSALPPTESGGRAYANDRWSAVVPAAWMVPGVSFSVSASNYTSSVAQAPVFGTDADVQLTILPFYLFGADDTNSPPLSTTQAPDAATQQEIFAKWPTAELKVRTHPAGRFSLATVVVGPRADRTGAAQPAYPVTALDQQKDGYGVMSAMLTLITNMRTANGDGPLNDQYYAPLIALNSNGQFANLGGGLGGVGSGAAVGDHRYTGIFIHEQGHAFGLNHAGDEYAKGAYPYAGGSLSGSVWGYDPNHREFLDVLVPTTASSYAKCASSHQLDAQGRCYKQDPMQGGAGDQSSGYKFATFSDYNTGRMQAWIASRVLADPASSTGYSKWDSAAQARAPYTPTTDNNGLYGVNQNLPVQAGVPVHTIVVSFSKAGSAGASYIYPPFSYTGNLIATFDPTSAADRQAITVDKGTYPWYCKGTGCDYTLRVTYADGSRTYRVLQGGFRAWWTPTVYDANATNPLSGSSFRVWAINVPGDKRIGKIELLDTPMVWNGMPANPTVLLSR